AGTGTTTTTTGTAAAAACAATAATTCTATGACGAAAAAAGAAAAGGAAAAAATACTCAAAAAGATAAAGGTAGCAATGGCAGAAAGTGGTATTTCTCAAACGCAACTAGCGCAAAAATTGGGGATTACTCAAGCCGCTGTTAGTGCCTGGTTCAAGGGAAAAGGTACACCTAACATAGATACTATTTCCCGTGTGGCCGACACGCTCAAAAAACCTATCAATTATTTTTTTGATAATTCTACTGACGTGCGCGGCAATGGCAATGTCGTCGGCAAAAATATCAA
This genomic stretch from Elusimicrobiaceae bacterium harbors:
- a CDS encoding helix-turn-helix transcriptional regulator, which gives rise to MTKKEKEKILKKIKVAMAESGISQTQLAQKLGITQAAVSAWFKGKGTPNIDTISRVADTLKKPINYFFDNSTDVRGNGNVVGKNINVAIDEALRKDVALLTAKVAALESKLEMLSMKYDLLKKNHK